From a region of the Aeoliella mucimassa genome:
- a CDS encoding VanZ family protein: MAALLFYLLLLTLVTHWPHWEGIPSPPRFEFWDKVVHFTAYAILAYLVSWRWAPDTSERWGSWGIWAALAIISWGVFDELTQPYFNRTCDPYDLLADALGTCTGLAIYQVRHIGTGEKT; the protein is encoded by the coding sequence ATGGCGGCCCTTCTCTTCTATCTGCTGCTGCTCACGCTCGTCACGCACTGGCCGCACTGGGAAGGCATCCCCAGCCCGCCGAGGTTTGAATTCTGGGATAAAGTCGTCCATTTCACCGCCTATGCCATCCTGGCGTACCTGGTATCCTGGCGGTGGGCGCCCGACACATCCGAGCGCTGGGGCAGCTGGGGAATTTGGGCAGCCCTGGCAATTATCTCGTGGGGAGTTTTCGACGAACTCACGCAACCCTACTTCAATCGCACCTGCGATCCGTACGATTTACTTGCCGACGCACTTGGCACATGCACCGGCTTGGCAATCTATCAAGTTCGCCACATCGGCACGGGAGAAAAGACGTAA
- the tadA gene encoding tRNA adenosine(34) deaminase TadA, whose amino-acid sequence MLLNSEDERFMREALRQAAAAVEVGEVPVGAVVVRDGDIVAAAHNQRETLHDPTAHAEMIAITQAAAALGSWRLAGCTLYVTLEPCPMCAGAIVNSRLPRVVYGAIDPKAGAVESLYQLLTDARLNHESAVTSGVLAGECGDLLRAFFRARRNK is encoded by the coding sequence ATGTTGTTGAATTCCGAGGATGAGCGATTCATGCGGGAAGCGCTCCGCCAGGCCGCGGCCGCTGTGGAGGTGGGCGAGGTCCCGGTCGGTGCGGTGGTCGTTCGCGATGGCGACATCGTTGCGGCCGCTCACAACCAGCGAGAGACGCTGCACGACCCAACCGCTCACGCGGAGATGATTGCCATTACTCAGGCCGCTGCTGCGCTGGGTAGCTGGCGGCTGGCTGGCTGCACGCTGTACGTAACTCTCGAGCCCTGTCCGATGTGTGCAGGCGCGATCGTCAACTCGCGACTCCCTCGTGTGGTGTACGGAGCGATCGATCCCAAGGCCGGCGCGGTCGAGTCGCTTTACCAGTTGCTTACCGACGCGCGACTGAATCACGAGTCGGCCGTGACCTCCGGCGTGCTGGCCGGCGAGTGCGGCGACTTGCTTCGCGCGTTCTTCCGAGCTCGCCGTAACAAGTAA
- a CDS encoding redox-sensing transcriptional repressor Rex, translated as MSNRRKNELVDPKEVPKAVVSRLSLYLRELQHLRLNESTVSSGTLGQKLGFSDAQVRRDLAYFGHFGQPGVGYRIDELIDAIRRILGTDRKWRVAMVGVGNLGRALLGYRGFSSQGFTIVAAFDVDSSKVGRLVEGVQVYSLGELELVVREKQIELGLLAVPGKNAQQAADRLVQAGVSGILNFAPVTLNLPDNVSHIGVDLATELEQLCFSVANRTPED; from the coding sequence ATGTCCAACCGCCGTAAGAACGAACTGGTCGATCCCAAGGAGGTGCCCAAGGCGGTGGTCAGCCGGTTGAGTCTGTATCTCCGGGAACTCCAGCATCTCCGGCTCAACGAATCGACCGTTAGCTCCGGTACGCTCGGCCAGAAACTCGGCTTCAGCGACGCTCAGGTTCGCCGAGATTTGGCCTATTTTGGCCACTTCGGCCAGCCCGGCGTCGGCTACCGCATCGACGAACTGATCGACGCGATTCGCCGCATCCTCGGCACCGATCGCAAATGGCGCGTCGCCATGGTCGGCGTGGGTAACCTTGGTCGAGCGTTGCTCGGATACCGAGGATTCAGCTCGCAAGGCTTTACCATTGTCGCTGCGTTCGACGTCGATAGCTCGAAAGTTGGCCGCCTGGTCGAAGGGGTGCAGGTTTACTCGCTCGGCGAGTTGGAGCTGGTGGTTCGCGAAAAACAAATTGAACTCGGGCTGCTCGCCGTGCCGGGCAAGAACGCCCAGCAGGCGGCCGATCGATTGGTTCAGGCAGGCGTTTCCGGCATTTTGAATTTTGCCCCAGTTACCCTGAACCTTCCTGACAATGTCAGTCACATAGGAGTAGACTTGGCTACCGAGCTGGAGCAGCTCTGTTTTTCGGTGGCCAATCGGACTCCCGAAGACTAG
- a CDS encoding 3'(2'),5'-bisphosphate nucleotidase, translating to MFSTAESQFAIAAVREAALLTRRVQQQLVSPALVKGDKSPVTVADFSAQAIVAKRLAETFPEARLVGEEDAGDLTTSDEGRQTLADIQSFVAENVPGITTDEVCRLIDHGNAQATGTYWTLDPVDGTKGFLRGEQYAVALALIEDGQVVLGVLGCPGLESACQVNLTGPGSLLVALRGQGTWASSLDPADDTWQQLQVADTDDVAQTRIFRSVETAHTNTGQLGELSTAMGVTAEPIPMDSQAKYAVLAAGGGEMLVRLLSHSRPDYRERIWDQAAGSIVVEEAGGTVTDLDGKPLDFAHGTTLATNRGVLATNGKVHQAALDALQSIGA from the coding sequence ATGTTCTCCACTGCCGAAAGTCAATTTGCCATTGCCGCGGTTCGCGAAGCAGCCTTGCTCACCCGTCGGGTGCAGCAGCAACTCGTTTCGCCCGCCTTGGTCAAAGGCGATAAATCGCCGGTCACCGTGGCCGACTTCTCGGCACAGGCCATCGTTGCCAAACGCCTGGCCGAGACCTTCCCCGAAGCCCGCTTGGTCGGCGAGGAAGATGCCGGCGACCTGACCACGTCCGACGAAGGACGCCAGACGCTGGCCGACATCCAGTCGTTCGTCGCCGAAAACGTGCCTGGCATCACCACCGACGAAGTCTGCCGGCTCATCGACCATGGCAACGCCCAAGCAACCGGCACCTACTGGACCCTCGACCCTGTCGACGGCACCAAAGGCTTCCTGCGCGGCGAACAATACGCGGTCGCCCTGGCGCTGATCGAGGATGGTCAGGTCGTGCTCGGCGTGCTCGGTTGCCCCGGACTCGAGTCGGCTTGCCAGGTGAACCTCACCGGGCCCGGCTCGCTGCTGGTCGCCCTGCGGGGCCAAGGCACCTGGGCGTCGTCGCTCGATCCGGCCGACGACACCTGGCAGCAACTCCAAGTGGCCGACACCGACGACGTCGCCCAGACTCGCATTTTCCGCTCGGTCGAAACCGCTCACACCAACACCGGGCAACTCGGCGAACTCTCGACCGCCATGGGCGTCACTGCCGAGCCGATTCCGATGGACAGCCAGGCCAAGTACGCAGTGCTCGCGGCCGGCGGCGGCGAAATGCTCGTCCGCTTGCTCTCGCACAGTCGCCCCGATTACCGCGAACGCATCTGGGATCAGGCAGCCGGCTCGATCGTCGTCGAAGAAGCAGGCGGAACCGTGACCGACCTTGATGGCAAGCCGCTCGACTTCGCCCACGGAACCACGCTGGCGACGAACCGCGGAGTGCTGGCCACCAACGGCAAAGTGCACCAAGCGGCACTCGACGCCCTGCAATCGATCGGCGCGTAA